In Marinobacter sp. LQ44, the following are encoded in one genomic region:
- the ribBA gene encoding bifunctional 3,4-dihydroxy-2-butanone-4-phosphate synthase/GTP cyclohydrolase II, with the protein MALNSIEEIIEDIRQGKMVILMDDEDRENEGDLVMAAEHCTPEAINFMARFGRGLICMPMTRDRCEQLGLPLMVQQNASGFGTKFTLSIEAREGVTTGISAADRARTVQAAVARNAKASDLVQPGHIFPLMSDPGGVLSRAGHTEASCDLAALAGCEPAGVICEIMNDDGSMARREDLEKFAEEHDLKIGTIADLIHYRTMNEKTVECVEEHDLDTEYGLFKLRTYRDNIQGATHLAMVMGDIAPEEPVFVRVHITDTLRDLLGARRKDSRSWPLHHALEKVAEEGRGVVVLLNSAEDSYNLEDRIQEFYDEGTASAGKGSSGVYFTVGTGSQILRDIGVGKMRLLSPPVKFSAISGFDLEVVEYVPYTPE; encoded by the coding sequence ATGGCACTGAACAGCATTGAAGAGATCATCGAAGACATCCGTCAGGGCAAAATGGTGATCCTGATGGACGATGAGGATCGCGAGAACGAGGGCGATCTGGTCATGGCTGCCGAACATTGTACGCCGGAAGCGATCAATTTCATGGCTCGCTTCGGCCGGGGCCTGATCTGTATGCCGATGACCCGCGACCGTTGTGAGCAGCTTGGTTTACCATTGATGGTGCAACAGAACGCCTCCGGTTTTGGTACCAAGTTCACACTGTCTATTGAGGCACGCGAAGGTGTGACCACCGGTATCTCTGCGGCTGATCGCGCCCGCACGGTACAAGCGGCGGTTGCCCGCAACGCCAAAGCATCAGACCTGGTTCAGCCGGGCCACATCTTCCCGTTGATGTCTGATCCCGGCGGCGTATTGAGCCGGGCCGGACACACCGAAGCCTCCTGTGACCTGGCGGCTCTTGCAGGGTGTGAGCCTGCCGGTGTGATCTGTGAAATCATGAATGACGACGGTTCCATGGCGCGCCGCGAAGACCTGGAAAAGTTTGCAGAAGAACATGACCTGAAAATCGGCACCATCGCAGACCTGATTCACTACCGCACCATGAATGAAAAAACCGTGGAGTGCGTGGAAGAGCACGATCTGGATACCGAGTATGGGCTTTTCAAGTTGCGTACCTATCGAGACAACATTCAGGGTGCTACCCACCTGGCCATGGTGATGGGCGATATTGCCCCTGAAGAGCCCGTGTTTGTGCGCGTGCACATCACCGATACCCTCCGGGATCTGCTGGGTGCGCGCCGCAAGGATTCGCGCAGTTGGCCGTTGCACCATGCCCTTGAAAAAGTGGCTGAGGAAGGGCGTGGCGTTGTGGTGTTGCTGAACAGCGCCGAAGACAGCTACAACCTGGAAGACCGAATTCAGGAATTCTATGACGAGGGCACGGCGTCTGCCGGGAAGGGCAGTTCTGGCGTGTACTTCACCGTCGGAACCGGCTCCCAGATTCTGCGGGATATCGGCGTAGGCAAAATGCGCCTGTTGAGCCCGCCGGTAAAATTCTCCGCTATTTCCGGTTTCGATCTGGAAGTTGTGGAATACGTACCCTACACCCCCGAATGA
- the nrdR gene encoding transcriptional regulator NrdR: MHCPFCGEADTKVIDSRLVAEGDQVRRRRECLSCRERFTTFENAELVMPRVVKQDGTRQPFDEEKLRAGLMKALEKRPVSIEEIDAALNRIKYRLRSTGEREVKSMQLGEEVMTELRQLDKVAYVRFASVYRSFQDINEFKEEIERLSQGNGETAADVARALADKQSGKGKA, encoded by the coding sequence ATGCATTGTCCTTTCTGTGGTGAAGCCGATACCAAGGTGATTGATTCGCGCCTGGTGGCTGAAGGTGATCAGGTTCGCCGCCGCAGGGAGTGTTTGTCCTGCCGCGAGCGGTTTACAACGTTTGAAAACGCCGAGCTGGTGATGCCGCGTGTGGTCAAACAGGATGGCACCCGCCAGCCGTTTGACGAAGAAAAGCTGCGGGCAGGCCTGATGAAGGCGTTGGAAAAACGGCCGGTCAGCATCGAGGAAATCGACGCTGCCCTGAATCGTATCAAGTATCGGTTGCGCTCTACCGGCGAGCGCGAAGTGAAATCGATGCAATTGGGCGAGGAAGTCATGACCGAGTTGCGTCAGCTAGACAAGGTGGCCTACGTTCGCTTTGCGTCGGTGTATCGCAGCTTTCAGGACATCAATGAGTTCAAGGAAGAGATTGAACGACTGTCTCAGGGCAATGGTGAAACTGCGGCCGATGTGGCAAGGGCTTTGGCCGACAAGCAGTCCGGAAAAGGCAAGGCATGA
- the ribD gene encoding bifunctional diaminohydroxyphosphoribosylaminopyrimidine deaminase/5-amino-6-(5-phosphoribosylamino)uracil reductase RibD, translating to MIADRDRAMMARAIQLAWRGRYSTHPNPRVGCVIAKGNRIVGEGWHERAGEAHAEVRALSQAGQDARGAIAYVTLEPCSHYGRTPPCARALIDAGVAQVFAATTDPNPSVSGRGLDMLRDAGIKVTEGLMADQAVRLNPGFMKRMNTGRPWVRLKMAASLDGRTAMASGESQWITGPEARRDVQRLRAISDAILTGVGTVLADDPSLTVRRDEMGEIGDATDPSRQPLRVIADRDARTPATARILQGGNVQVFCASSALASAPAQDLAALGVSLTGVAWKDNGVDLAELLDALGELGINELLVEAGPTLAGTFIRENLVDELWLYQAPVFLGSTGRPTAHLPLETMADKVQWKVLDRRQVGEDQRLILARR from the coding sequence ATGATTGCAGACCGTGACAGGGCGATGATGGCCCGGGCCATTCAGTTGGCCTGGCGTGGTCGCTACTCTACCCACCCCAACCCCCGGGTTGGTTGCGTGATCGCCAAGGGCAACCGCATCGTCGGGGAAGGCTGGCACGAACGTGCCGGTGAGGCTCACGCAGAAGTTCGCGCTCTGAGCCAGGCAGGACAGGATGCCCGTGGGGCGATCGCGTATGTCACCCTTGAGCCCTGTAGCCACTACGGCCGAACGCCACCTTGTGCCAGGGCGCTGATTGATGCCGGTGTGGCGCAGGTATTTGCCGCGACCACAGATCCCAATCCGTCAGTCTCTGGCCGGGGGCTGGACATGCTCCGGGATGCCGGCATCAAGGTGACCGAGGGTTTGATGGCGGATCAAGCGGTTCGCCTGAATCCGGGCTTTATGAAACGCATGAATACAGGCCGGCCCTGGGTTCGCCTGAAAATGGCCGCCAGCCTGGATGGACGCACCGCCATGGCCTCTGGCGAAAGCCAGTGGATCACCGGGCCTGAAGCCCGAAGAGACGTGCAGCGGCTGCGCGCCATCAGTGATGCTATTCTGACCGGAGTAGGCACGGTTCTGGCTGACGATCCATCGTTGACGGTCCGTCGGGATGAAATGGGGGAGATTGGGGATGCTACGGACCCCTCACGTCAGCCTCTGCGGGTTATTGCTGACCGAGACGCGCGTACACCGGCGACGGCGCGTATCCTGCAGGGGGGCAATGTTCAGGTGTTTTGTGCCAGTTCGGCGCTGGCATCGGCACCGGCGCAGGATCTGGCCGCGTTGGGCGTTAGCCTGACCGGTGTGGCTTGGAAAGATAATGGTGTTGACCTTGCGGAACTGCTGGATGCCCTGGGCGAGCTTGGTATCAACGAATTATTGGTAGAGGCGGGGCCAACCCTGGCCGGAACGTTCATTCGGGAAAACCTTGTGGATGAACTCTGGCTGTATCAGGCGCCGGTATTTCTGGGCAGCACGGGGCGACCAACCGCTCATCTGCCGCTTGAAACAATGGCTGACAAGGTGCAATGGAAAGTGCTGGATCGGCGTCAGGTGGGTGAGGATCAGAGGCTGATCCTGGCCCGCCGCTAA
- the ribE gene encoding 6,7-dimethyl-8-ribityllumazine synthase, whose translation MADIKVIEGDFTQCSGRYALVVGRFNGFVVESLVDGAVDTLLRHGISKDDIAIIRVPGAYEMPLAVKRVAETSDYDAIIALGAVIRGGTPHFEYVAGEASSGLGAVSLETDVPVTFGVLTVDSIEQAIERSGTKAGNKGAEAAITALEMVSLFKKLGE comes from the coding sequence ATGGCAGATATCAAAGTAATTGAAGGTGATTTTACCCAGTGCAGCGGTCGTTACGCTCTAGTGGTTGGCCGGTTTAACGGTTTTGTGGTTGAAAGCCTGGTAGACGGGGCTGTAGACACTCTGTTGCGTCACGGTATTTCCAAAGACGACATCGCCATCATCCGGGTACCGGGTGCCTATGAAATGCCACTTGCGGTCAAGCGCGTGGCGGAAACCTCCGATTACGACGCGATCATCGCCCTGGGTGCGGTTATTCGTGGTGGTACGCCGCACTTCGAATACGTCGCCGGTGAAGCCTCCAGTGGTTTGGGCGCGGTCAGCCTGGAAACTGACGTACCGGTTACCTTTGGTGTATTGACCGTCGATTCGATCGAACAGGCCATTGAGCGCTCCGGCACCAAGGCCGGCAATAAAGGTGCGGAAGCGGCCATTACTGCCCTGGAAATGGTCAGTCTGTTCAAAAAGTTGGGTGAGTAA